From Candidatus Hydrogenedentota bacterium, the proteins below share one genomic window:
- a CDS encoding metallophosphoesterase has product MNAELNRRAFLAISGLGPLAAWYGPRACGQGAPVVEPKFPEFSALGEDFRFAIIADPQLGHPEDPNPVPVNARRTLREAVEELNAMASPPAFVVFLGDLVNVFDEASVAHFEECIGPLRSKPVLVHGNHDTHPPYDGFRELMDRVCGFRDVFYSFNAGRWHFLVLPCNLGGRQPEEAELESAMLAWLEWDLEANRGRPVIVFEHFHALPQGLTQLEWYSFPLTLRLKLRDMITRHGNVRYYFNGHVHNGLKASVKTSWRYRGVTFITVPAIIQSRNFGEEFEPFQRGLDEGGYYLLADIRGEEAVLTGCLTGEVKTFTYPPVFREFEDALEPRWFRRVTELPAAAALVNGDFNQGLDGWQPCYRYLADDAPGFGWAACAAKGRRAVRLFTRAKTPECWANDENTELYQAVALPEGAPVFQAAYFLEAPPRNGGGYVRLCAVQDSDFVFMMMFKWGENEEQSHVMPRAFGYALYGEQRSWAFLQDLGAKRAGMYWDVPAVPGRWHELSVNLPALYDAVQGRPGAFDALGVTKFVIAMGTWANKQPGSGSEAYFGGFALAAGGPEAPSTADGVPLTTDAAVFTARFGQALVDRTAR; this is encoded by the coding sequence ATGAACGCCGAACTGAATCGCCGCGCCTTTCTTGCAATCTCGGGGCTTGGGCCGCTGGCCGCGTGGTATGGCCCGCGTGCCTGCGGCCAAGGCGCGCCTGTGGTGGAACCCAAGTTTCCGGAGTTCAGCGCGCTAGGCGAGGATTTCCGCTTCGCCATTATCGCCGACCCGCAGTTGGGGCACCCGGAGGACCCGAATCCCGTCCCGGTGAATGCGCGCCGGACGCTGCGCGAAGCCGTCGAGGAATTGAATGCGATGGCTTCGCCGCCCGCGTTCGTGGTGTTCCTGGGCGATCTTGTCAATGTCTTCGATGAAGCGTCCGTGGCGCATTTCGAAGAGTGCATCGGGCCGTTGCGGTCGAAGCCGGTGCTGGTGCACGGCAATCACGACACGCATCCGCCCTATGACGGCTTTCGCGAACTCATGGACCGGGTTTGCGGCTTTCGCGACGTGTTCTATTCGTTCAATGCGGGACGCTGGCACTTCCTTGTGCTGCCGTGCAACCTGGGCGGACGCCAGCCGGAGGAAGCCGAACTGGAGTCCGCCATGCTGGCGTGGCTCGAATGGGACCTCGAAGCGAATCGGGGCCGCCCGGTTATCGTGTTTGAGCATTTTCACGCCCTGCCGCAAGGCCTGACGCAACTTGAATGGTACAGTTTCCCCCTCACGCTGCGGTTGAAGCTCAGGGATATGATTACGCGGCACGGCAACGTGCGCTATTACTTCAATGGCCACGTGCACAATGGCTTGAAGGCTTCCGTGAAGACCTCGTGGCGCTACCGGGGCGTCACGTTCATCACCGTGCCCGCTATCATTCAATCGCGCAATTTCGGCGAAGAATTCGAGCCCTTCCAGAGAGGGCTGGACGAGGGCGGGTACTACCTGCTCGCGGACATCCGGGGAGAGGAGGCGGTTCTCACCGGTTGCCTGACAGGCGAGGTGAAGACGTTTACGTATCCCCCCGTGTTCCGGGAGTTCGAGGACGCCCTGGAGCCGCGCTGGTTCCGGCGCGTGACCGAATTACCTGCCGCCGCGGCGCTGGTCAATGGCGATTTCAACCAGGGACTTGACGGCTGGCAGCCGTGCTACCGGTACCTCGCCGATGACGCGCCCGGATTCGGCTGGGCGGCGTGCGCGGCAAAGGGGCGGCGCGCGGTGCGGCTGTTTACCCGCGCAAAGACCCCCGAATGCTGGGCCAACGACGAAAACACGGAACTGTATCAGGCAGTCGCGTTGCCCGAAGGCGCGCCCGTGTTTCAAGCGGCCTATTTTCTGGAGGCGCCCCCGCGAAATGGCGGCGGCTACGTCCGTCTGTGCGCCGTCCAGGACTCGGATTTTGTGTTCATGATGATGTTCAAGTGGGGTGAAAACGAAGAGCAATCCCACGTGATGCCGCGGGCCTTCGGATATGCGTTGTACGGTGAGCAACGAAGCTGGGCGTTCCTGCAGGACCTCGGCGCGAAGCGGGCGGGCATGTACTGGGACGTGCCCGCCGTCCCGGGGCGGTGGCACGAGTTGTCGGTCAACCTGCCTGCCCTGTATGACGCGGTGCAAGGCCGGCCGGGCGCTTTCGACGCGTTGGGCGTTACAAAATTCGTCATCGCCATGGGCACGTGGGCGAACAAGCAGCCTGGCTCCGGGAGCGAGGCCTATTTCGGGGGCTTCGCCCTGGCCGCGGGCGGCCCGGAGGCCCCCTCGACGGCCGACGGCGTGCCCCTGACCACGGATGCCGCCGTGTTTACCGCCCGTTTCGGACAGGCGCTTGTTGACCGCACCGCGCGCTAA